AAGTAGGGACACATGGATGTGCGCGTCTACTAATGCTGATCAGAAATTtctttgttgaatatttgaacgtTTCACGGAAACAAACTAGGCTGAAGTTGATTTATATTTCCACTGACATttaaaggttgtttttttttcaacctTTATTAATCTGACAAATtcttgaaaggtgaagataacgaaaagtgatcaattttattgTGTGAAATTGGACAAATtcttgaaaggtgaagataacgagaagtgatcaattttataacgtCTATTATATTTGATAGACCCTATCGGGATTAAATATCGAAGTACTAAAAGTGTTTACTAACGAAAATCGTGTGACCTATTGCATTTACACATGGCTTTGATTTCTTTTGGCAGCAGTAACAAGGAAAGGAAAGGGAATAGATagaagaatattttattttaataacaaCTGCTATAAATTTGCCCTATGTTGGTAGAGGTGAAAATCCCATGTATATGCTTATGACTTTTCTGAAAACGATTTAATTTAGTAACACAAATCTCCACTAACATGAAGCGCCCATAATTCCTTTGATGCCAATAAGCACATTGTCGCGCACGCTCAGTGCTAACGTGAAGTACCAAATATGCTGGTAAATGCGATCACAAAAAGATTCCAAAGCATATAATTCTACATATGGTAccatttaagaattttttttagaatggaTAGGGATAAATTTATCGGTGGagaaacattttcatttgaGATTGTAATCGTGATgtcaatatatttgtatttccaTCACGCACATTAAGTGTATTTTTGTGACTTTAGCTATTCTTCATCATGTCACATTCAGAGTGTTCTTATGTAGAAAATATAATATCAACTAAGTGCAAGGGTTTATGTATCTTTCGGGCATTTTCTGAACTGTTAATAGTTCTAACATTACGTCATACAATTGTTTATAGGTGTCATAAGTTAAGGAAATAGGTTTTTTTATCATTTGCATATGTGTTGCTCTATGTTAAACTGTGATACTATTTTCGTTTTAGACCAATCCCCCATTTATATGTTTACAGGAGAGATTCGCCTAGTTTTCAAAGGCTGAGCGTGCAATAGAGACAATTATTAATAGGAGGTGAACACAAATAAATTCTGTGTTTGCCAGGTTctatttaaaaacatatattaaTGTGTTAAGTGTATGTGTTACTAAAGAGGAATTGGTGGCATTgcatgcaaggcgaagataacgaacagtgatcaatctcataatgaTGCGAAATAATTCGAATATTAGTAAAATTATCTCGAGATTTATAACAGATATTCAAAAGGGGAAACATTTTCACAGTTCTGAAAACTATAAAGTGTTCATATTACATGCAGGATATTAATGTACATTAGTAAATACcattttatgagattgatcactgttcgttatcttctcctttcatgACGAACCCATGGGCTGAAGAAAGAACGAAGATACCTGTCATTCAATCCTGTCATGGCCATTGTCAGAGTGCACAAAAACTAATAcatgtctaatatgtttaaattttacAGATGAAATAATGCTGACGCAATAGCTGTCCAACAAGATGAACAAATTCAGCTTATACGTAAAACATAAATGAATAAAGTAAGGAAACATTTCATAcaccagagtcgtccacttctgcttcatacttagatattttattgaaaatagatattaacggcaaactaacaactcaactttatgacaaacgggatgatttcaactactccatcgtcaacttcccatgtttatgtagcaatattccattatcgcctgaatatggtgtttttatctctcaactgattcgatacacaagagcttgttctgcgtgtgatcagtttctaaatcgaggcaggctactgacaaacaagatgattgtgatttatctaaatgtcgaattgaagacctaagcaaaagattttttcttctttcgtagaagtttttgaataaattctgtttcataggaatataaaaacaggtcagctaacaaaggagcacaactcGTGCCCAcgggaattctaacagactgttggatgacctgatcaccaaagaccacgaagatattgtcaatgaggaactctggaatattttttatttcaacttcagagtacttgtgcatggaatcagagtggtgtttaacaaagtattttttaaggatggctgatcactagataggaatatttgcgtttgccatttttgttaaagaagcaaaTGTTATGAAGTCAAAAATGGTCGTGAAAAGTGTTTAAaggtcatacgttttgatgttgttgatttgagaaaagttttgcgatttcaagtttactaaaagttctttagaatttttaagaatccacatttgatttacaccacttttggcatatgtagtcgcacagtacgtttgaaatttctacctcacagttgttaatatttttgtgaggagcaaagatagagacttggtagaatatttacaggatccagtaatgtatctttgtttgtaagggtgtTTGTgcagtttaggaatccagtataggcaCGGTTagtcatattcatccgacccattgactgggatgcTAAATGTGACTAAAACTGAAGCGTGATTTTAAGGAATTTCGTCtattgaaagggcagttggagtttAAGTACGATTATTTttccggaagcattatgggtagcCCCCATCATTTTTAGCTAAcgaagagcaaaccacgtgactcaattgtGAAATTATTGGAGCGAGCTCTTCGCGACGGGAGCTTCGCTCACTATTACGTTCTGTTAATAGCTTTCTCCGTAAGAATTATGTTTTATCTAACAAGCGCTAAACATCGTCAAGTAATGTAAAGAGGCTGCAAACGAACACCCATCTCTTAGTACTAGAAACTTCAGCATAAAAATGATTAATGGTTTGGTACTAAACTATTTTCTATATTCATTGCTATTCCTATATTCAGTGTCATAAGTAATGTTCATAGAAAACCAaaattgtagaatttttttttttttaaaaaccaatgaGTTGAAAATAGCAACAGGTGTTGGCCAATAATCGTTGTTGTTCATGAAATATGCACTATgtgcacaaacaaacaattgttTAAAGGTGTGATACAAAACATTGTCAGAAAGTTAAAATCAACAGGAAGCAACGAAAACATTTCATTGTAGAAGTTTCGATAAAAAATACTATATCAAAAAAAGGGAAGGACTTTCTTTAATGCATGATTATcttgaatttatttatttttgacagCAATAAAATCGAAGGTTGTTTAACTCCGTATCGTCTCTCCATATGGATTGGAAAGATTCGATTTTCTGTTGTATTCCGCAGATGGCAGAGCCACGCGGACAAGAGTCGCTCCATTTCCCGAACGTTCCCCAGTAACCTGCCCCTGGTTGCTGTTCTAACACGTAGGGTTCTCCAGTCGTAATATTCCTACATGTGAACTTGACGAAGTTTGCCGCAGTGTCATCCCCTGCTCCCTGTAAACATAGAATTGAAATCCATTGCATCATTTGtcatttatcgtagcaatgtgtTCTTGAAATCACATTGTTAAAAATCTCTATGTACACATGTACGTATGTATGGAAAAAAAGTTTTGCAACACCAAAGTTACTTTGAAATAGAAGAACAGTAACTTCGAGTTCAGTAACGCAAGtatgtttataatatatatgtattcaatTCTTTTGCAACACTAAAGTTACTTGAAATAATTTCGAGTTTCGTAACACAATTCTGTACTCAATTGTTTAGTCCACTCTGTTGGCAGAGAATCGTCCGTGCAACTATTACACTCACTTGCAACAGATtggaagttttacatacaatattttaGTTCTTTATCGAACCTGTACAGTTTACTTTTCTTGCACATCGAAATTTTGGGTCTTCTGCAAGTCTCAAATGCAATTCTATGACAGCTTATAGAAATGAGGGAAGCATATATGTAATTGAGACAAATTAGTCATCAAATGGGTCGTCATCATTCAactatgaaaggcgaagataacgaacagtgatcaatctcataagtcctataaacaatataaactagagaattgggcaaatacggacccagGGATATATCAAAGGTCGGATCActtgtctaggaggagtaagcatcccctgtcgaccggtcacaccggctgtgagccctataccttgatcaggtaaacgaggTTATcagtagtcagaatcagtgtgtcaagaacggcctaacaattggtatgaaacaagtcagacaacatttgaccaaaTCATAGTtttattagcaaactagattgttataacaacaatagaatttgcgaaatcctgactTTAAAACTATCTGTAGAATTGTCAGAAAGTACCAGATGACGTTAAAGATATGCAAGTTCTGGAAGATCATGTAAAACATCTGCTTGATAGGACAATGCACTCAGAAGGAGGGTTAGacgaaatatttttatcaatagcTAAGTATTTGAAAAGGGAATGATTGCCATGCGGTGCGGTATCGACTGAATTCATTGAGGCTATTGTCCAAGAAGATCCataaagtgtttatgtgtacaGCCAAACACAAGGCTAAAGTTGTGTCAAGGTTGTCAACGTTGGGGCCTAGCCTCTTGAGAAGAGTCGCTTTTTGCTACACATCACAGATAAACAAATGCAGGCATGACGGCAACTTAGAACTGCGAATGGGGAATGAAATATTGTGTAGACGATTCCATTTAGTGATGGATCAGTTATTGTGTGAGGCTTTCTTTCTTACGACTATAAGTTGGATCTTTTCACAGTTAGGGGGCAACCTTAATATAAAAGTCTTGCTGTAACCGTTCTGCCTCATGTTGACAATCACCCTCTTCAATCAATGCCAGTGCTAATGGATGACAATGCCAGAACACATCGTGTTCGTGCTTTGCGGGATTGTTCGCGTTGAGAGTCGATTGTGACACTACCATGCCACTACCATGACCTGCTGGAAGTCTAGATTTGAACCCTACTGAGCACATATGCAACATTATGGGTCGCCGAAGGACACTTCCATTTCACACATTAGACAAAGTGAAGAAGGCGCTGCATCAGGAGTGGCAAGCTCTACTACAACAGCTTCAGCAATTGATCAAAGGCTTAAGAAGAcgcttttatttcattattcttGTGGACGGAAGTTTCACTAGATACTGAGAAAAACCCTGTTTAGTCGGAAATTTATGATATATTAACCcttttaaactttatttcattcatGATACGTTTAGACATTTGAATCAATTGATAGAGGGATGGTTTTGTACTGCAAATTTTCTCCAAACTATCACGTCTTCTAATCGTTGAaaatgaatgacaatgaaactcaatacatttaatgatagttgttttttgtttttatattaattgatatgttattaaaaataacaacaaatatgaGAACTATTGGTCATATGATATTGTGAAATTAGGATAAGAGAAAAATGGTGTTGCgattgtttttaaatcattacCTGTGGACGTTCAACCTGAAGGGCAAATGATGTCAGGAAGTCACCTTCGTGACAGGAAGTCTTGGAACCCCAGTAACCAAATACTTTAATGTTGGGGTGCGGGGTGACGTCACCAGTCTCTTCTAATGTATCTCCGTCTCTGCAAGTGATGGACACTCTGTTTAGCGACGTATCATCTCCCCATTTCTGCGGTGGCTCGATCTGAAAGAAGTCTTCAGGATGCATAAGACTATCCCACTGGCGaacttttatatgatttttttttcacattaaaGCTTGATGCTTAGCAAATCTGGATTCAatgtaaaagtaatttttaaactccttccttttttttttttttttttttttttttttggatttagCATTTTTATCGAAACCTCTACAAGTAATTTAAAAACGAAGTTCAATACATTTGTAAAGTTATCACCTCGCATTGAAAATTATAGATTCGCAAAATCATGATCCTGAACCCACTCCGCTCTATACAACCTGTGCATATTTGATCACAGAAAGTGATCAAATTCAT
Above is a genomic segment from Ostrea edulis chromosome 3, xbOstEdul1.1, whole genome shotgun sequence containing:
- the LOC125677241 gene encoding vitelline membrane outer layer protein 1-like; amino-acid sequence: MCRTSCIYTRTTYGKITTEHELTNMEGLGSLMFVILSLVTAEGREPTATLTVKGGDWGVWGDVEYCAEGSFADGYKMRIEPPQKWGDDTSLNRVSITCRDGDTLEETGDVTPHPNIKVFGYWGSKTSCHEGDFLTSFALQVERPQGAGDDTAANFVKFTCRNITTGEPYVLEQQPGAGYWGTFGKWSDSCPRGSAICGIQQKIESFQSIWRDDTELNNLRFYCCQK